TTTAGCAAGCCTTTAATCCCAAACAATAAAGAAGGGGGGGGGNNNNNNNNNNNNNNNNNNNNNNNNNNNNNNNNNNNNNNNNNNNNNNNNNNNNNNNNNNNNNNNNNNNNNNNNNNNNNNNNNNNNNNNNNNNNNNNNNNNNNNNNNNNNNNNNNNNNNNNNNNNNNNNNNNNNNNNNNNNNNNNNNNNNNNNNNNNNNNNNNNNNNNNNNNNNNNNNNNNNNNNNNNNNNNNNNNNNNNNNNNNNNNNNNNNNNNNNNNNNNNNNNNNNNNNNNNNNNNNNNNNNNNNNNNNNNNNNNNNNNNNNNNNNNNNNNNNNNNNNNNNNNNNNNNNNNNNNNNNNNNNNNNNNNNNNNNNNggggggggggggggggggaataaTAAGAAGGCTTTTGATTGGGAATTTAGTCACGCTTCTTTAACCCGAACTTCCCACTTGGGAATCTACTGAGTAAACCAGAATCTAGCTTCTTGTAATGACTATGAAACTTCATGATCAGTGAATCCATAAAACCATCGACTTCGTCTTCGTATCTCTCATACAGAACCGGCATTGTGTGTGCCCCAACGAACCCTTTTCacccacaacaacaaaaaaaaggtcttGTAAACTCAACTTCCAATCTTAAAAAGAGGAGGCACACCAGTAAGAAGAACTAACTAACTACTCACCGATATACAAAACTGTTAGGAAATTGCAGCAGCTCCCGACCATTGCCGCTACCCATAGTCCGATTACAGCCTGCATAATATAGATTGATTGAAGTTGTATGAACATATTATCTTAGAACAGATAAACCAAATGTGCTTAATGATACATTATGCAGATCAACATTATGCATCTCCAAGAAGATAAAGTAAAGATGGAATGATTCTCTTCTTGTTATGAAACAAGAAAACGCTAAAACTACAGTACGCACCACGAGGAACTGTTTCAAATTCCCTTTACAAGCCAAGTcttgaagaaacaacaaaccacGGTTTACTTCTGTTCCAATGGCCACACCGACTTCAGCAAAGAAATCCTTTGGAAGAACCAGGCGAGGCACTCTAGACTGTGAGCTGTTTTTTGAGACATGAAAGGACATTATTATGTTAGATTGCAATCACATGGAACCAAGAATATAGTAACAACAAAGcttcagaaaccaaaaaaataccGGTTTAGGAACCCTGAGGCGTTACACCAAACGAATTGAGCAATCATACCAAGCAAGAGTGCATAGCAAACGAGAGACAGGAAATGGAAATTGATCCATTCGAAAAGCACCCAAATTGCAGTAGCTCCCATCAAAAAACTTGCAGAGATCTTCTTGTTCCTCCATAACAACACATCAGCAGCTGAAAGAAAACATCTCTCTCCCTCAAGACtcaaatcacaacaacaaaaccaaaaaaaaaaacaaatatcacaaTTTGTATAAGAATGCTTACATTTGCCACCGCCTAAGACACGATGGATAGGCTCCTGGCGACCAAACAAACGGTTGAATTGAGAACTGACGGAATCTTCTTGTTCGAAGAAAGAAGTATGTTTGGTCTTGTGAACTCTCTCAGTGAAGTTATCCACCAAATCGTCAATAACGTCCTCTACAATGTTCTTCTCAGGCATGATTCTGAAACCACAATCGAAAAATCTGAGTATATAAAAATCCTTAATTTGTTCGAAACTCAAGCAGACCCAAAGTTGACTTCATATAAcaattagtaattaaaaatcgaatcttttgataatttcttcacaccctaaacccaaaacccCTTCAAAGTAATCAAAATTTGGTTAACCAGTTGGTGGGTGATAATTACAATGATATGAAAAGAAACTTAGATCTTAACCAgaattgaagaacaaaaacgagataaaagatgaaGATGAGTAAAGAGTAAACCTGGaggaattggagaagaagaagaaaagcttgtTTCTTGTTCTATATGAATCTCACACAAAAAAAGTTGCCCTTTTTCTTAAGATTctcaaagatgaagatgaaagatGAAAGTGAAAAGCAAACGATGGGATTGGTTGTGTGGAATTATTATTGAGAATTGAATAGTTTCGTAACGTTGTGGGCAAATTTTGGAGTCTAGTGTTGTAGATAGGACTTGTGGTCTTCCCACGTGCAGCTCATGACAAAAATTAG
The Camelina sativa cultivar DH55 chromosome 15, Cs, whole genome shotgun sequence DNA segment above includes these coding regions:
- the LOC104745205 gene encoding reticulon-like protein B8 → MPEKNIVEDVIDDLVDNFTERVHKTKHTSFFEQEDSVSSQFNRLFGRQEPIHRVLGGGKSADVLLWRNKKISASFLMGATAIWVLFEWINFHFLSLVCYALLLGMIAQFVWCNASGFLNRSQSRVPRLVLPKDFFAEVGVAIGTEVNRGLLFLQDLACKGNLKQFLVAVIGLWVAAMVGSCCNFLTVLYIGFVGAHTMPVLYERYEDEVDGFMDSLIMKFHSHYKKLDSGLLSRFPSGKFGLKKRD